The proteins below come from a single Actinomycetota bacterium genomic window:
- a CDS encoding multicopper oxidase domain-containing protein: protein MSEKRFDSFAIFATFLVVLVAVSTIVASTADRPADSSSKPGGSTTSTTVEVTLSELSITPAAISVAQGGSLHVVNSGAIPHNFSIQGTALKTADLSGGESEHLELGDLEPGNYEVLCEVPGHAGGGMTGTLTIAASGAPSVAAKPAAADHTSAEMQQKMIDSMTAFPAKTEGIGNQLLEPKIEGGFKVYELTAEVTKWEVSAGKTVDAWSYNGMVPAPMIKVNVGDKVKINLHNKLEVGTDLHLHGIKMENRFDGVAPLTQPLIETGDTFTYEFTAKEPAVAMYHSHFMSQIGVPNGLFGTIYVGEMPLPVGRTVAGRQLPAGIDVAQRFPMVLNDSGVIGYSLNGKSFPATAPISGKLGDWVVFDYFNEGTQVHPMHLHRFDQIVIAKDGFPLDSPYTVDTLNVAPGERYSVLVNLDTPGTWVWHCHILPHVEKDDGMFGMVTAVVVK, encoded by the coding sequence GTGTCAGAAAAACGATTCGATTCGTTCGCGATCTTCGCCACATTCCTGGTAGTGCTCGTCGCAGTCAGCACCATCGTCGCCTCCACCGCCGACCGGCCCGCGGACTCCTCTTCCAAGCCGGGCGGCTCGACAACCTCCACGACGGTTGAGGTGACCCTCTCAGAGTTGTCCATCACACCGGCCGCCATATCGGTGGCCCAAGGTGGGTCTCTCCACGTCGTCAACTCCGGAGCCATTCCCCACAACTTCTCGATCCAGGGCACTGCACTCAAGACCGCCGACCTGAGCGGCGGGGAGTCGGAGCACCTGGAACTCGGCGATTTGGAGCCCGGGAATTACGAGGTTCTGTGCGAGGTGCCCGGACATGCCGGAGGCGGCATGACCGGGACGCTGACTATCGCAGCAAGTGGCGCTCCCAGCGTCGCCGCCAAGCCGGCTGCCGCCGACCACACGTCGGCCGAAATGCAGCAGAAGATGATCGACTCGATGACGGCGTTCCCGGCAAAGACCGAGGGCATCGGCAACCAGCTTCTCGAGCCGAAGATCGAAGGCGGCTTCAAGGTCTACGAGCTGACCGCTGAGGTTACGAAGTGGGAGGTGTCCGCCGGCAAGACCGTCGACGCCTGGTCCTACAACGGCATGGTCCCGGCCCCGATGATCAAGGTCAACGTGGGCGACAAGGTCAAGATCAACCTGCACAACAAGCTGGAGGTAGGCACCGACCTGCACCTGCACGGCATAAAGATGGAGAACAGATTCGACGGCGTCGCACCGCTCACCCAGCCGCTGATCGAGACCGGCGACACCTTCACCTACGAGTTCACTGCGAAAGAGCCGGCGGTGGCGATGTATCACTCGCACTTCATGTCCCAGATCGGCGTGCCGAACGGCCTGTTCGGAACCATCTACGTCGGGGAGATGCCGCTGCCGGTCGGCCGGACGGTCGCCGGGCGCCAGTTGCCCGCCGGCATCGACGTCGCCCAGCGGTTCCCGATGGTGCTGAACGACTCCGGGGTAATCGGCTACAGCCTCAACGGCAAGAGCTTCCCGGCAACCGCCCCGATCTCAGGCAAGCTGGGTGACTGGGTGGTCTTCGACTACTTCAACGAGGGCACGCAGGTCCACCCGATGCACCTGCACCGGTTCGACCAGATCGTCATCGCAAAGGACGGGTTCCCGTTGGACTCCCCCTACACAGTCGACACGCTGAACGTGGCCCCGGGAGAGCGGTACTCGGTGCTGGTCAACCTCGACACCCCGGGAACCTGGGTCTGGCACTGCCACATCCTGCCCCACGTCGAGAAGGACGACGGCATGTTCGGGATGGTCACGGCGGTGGTTGTGAAGTAG
- a CDS encoding SSI family serine proteinase inhibitor has product MDATALRTFSDLAPPQSHRLITFDKAEVATLESDPPQYLLTVSGTKPWLNMSVELTPLIYVQRPEYWGIEVVGMLRGISPAVLAPYEVSLNITHLLGTKGIEVIGSDRSEKIDVPGSYAGTGRFELRILNPDGDVLSSSTLTCGPAGGSHPHAEKACAQLAEADGEVGKVPAEDRICTKEFKPVVLVAEGTWKGEARSFKQEFGNLCTGIGATGGVIFDFEG; this is encoded by the coding sequence ATGGACGCAACGGCGCTGCGGACCTTCAGCGACCTGGCACCGCCTCAGTCCCATAGGCTCATCACGTTCGACAAAGCGGAGGTCGCAACTCTCGAGAGCGACCCTCCCCAGTACCTCCTGACCGTCTCGGGCACAAAGCCGTGGCTGAACATGTCGGTTGAGCTGACTCCTCTCATCTACGTCCAGCGTCCCGAGTACTGGGGCATCGAGGTGGTCGGCATGCTTCGAGGCATCAGCCCGGCTGTTCTGGCTCCGTACGAGGTCTCCCTCAACATCACGCACCTGCTCGGAACCAAGGGCATAGAGGTCATCGGGAGCGACAGGAGCGAAAAGATCGATGTGCCCGGGAGCTATGCAGGCACCGGCAGGTTTGAGCTTCGGATCCTGAACCCGGACGGTGACGTGCTTTCCAGCAGCACGCTTACATGCGGTCCCGCAGGCGGCTCGCACCCGCACGCCGAGAAGGCGTGTGCCCAACTGGCGGAGGCTGACGGGGAAGTCGGGAAGGTCCCGGCCGAAGATCGGATCTGCACGAAGGAGTTCAAGCCGGTGGTCCTGGTTGCCGAAGGCACCTGGAAGGGCGAAGCACGCAGCTTCAAGCAGGAGTTCGGAAACCTGTGCACCGGGATCGGGGCGACCGGCGGGGTCATCTTCGACTTCGAAGGCTGA